cTGAATCCTGGAGCTCCTTCCCACTAGGTGGAAGCTGTGTAGTGTCCCATAGGGTAACCCCGGACACATAacgtacgttgaggagctgggagggtaaagtgttggcttgtcactgtGGCACTCACCATGCTCCTTCGcagagggacacatgtagccaaggccagggcagtgctgggcctcttccagacacccctggcatggggatgcccaacaAACAGAGTAACAGGTGTAGAAGGATTTAGCACggatgacgccaccattcccatacTCCCCAGCATGAACATCGTCGGGGaaaaaataaatgagccacagacagtttaagtacctcaggtcACTGGGAACAGCCAGGACCTTAAAATAACTTTACTGCAAAAACTTCAGCAATACAAGGCATGAATTCAAAAGacatttgaggtcagggagggaaCTCAGGATGATACCGATCCTGCAATCCAAGTTACTGTCAGGCACTGCTCCTGGACGGGGAACACTCCAGAGAAGGATAGGGGTAGGAACATTCCACAGACTCTCGGTCAGGCAAGTACCTTCACCGGCGGtcccagacttaaaggggttgtcccgcgccgaaacgagtttttttttaaattcaataggccccccgttcagcgcgagacaaacccaatgcatgtgttaaaaaaacaaaccgtttagtacttacccgaatccccgcgctgcggcgacttcttccttaccttactaagatggccgccgggatcttcacccacgatgcaccgcgggtcttctcccatggtgcaccgtgggctctgtgcggtccattgccgattccagcctcctgattggctggaatcggcacacgtgacggggcggagctacgaggaccagctctccggcacgagcggccccattcaccagggagaagaccggactgcgcaagcgtgtctaatcgggcgattagacgctgaaattagacggcaccatggagacgaggacgctagcaacggaacaggtaagtgaataacttctgtatggctcataattaatgcacgatgtatattacaaagtgcattaatatggccatacagaagtgtatacccccacttgctttcgcgggacaacccctttaaggatgcatgGGTGTGCAAAACAGActattgagtacctctgcactaggccttgacagACTGAACTGGctctctgctcactctctctctttggggctcaccTACTATCCATGCAGATTGTTGTACTTGGTaaatctctcttcttcttccatcttccaCACATGAGGGCTGTAAGTGCCCCCCTGTGCCttctgaaagacaatgatcagcgaTTATTTATGGAAAACTGCCCTTGATTTATAAAGCTATGTCTGTGATGTAATAGCTTCTCTGAGATTTGAGAACACACATGGTTCCCTCAGAGTAAATTGTGTTGACACAAATAAATCTTTATTCATTTCCTATGTcctgaagccggccttacagtgCCGAGAATATTCTCACTCCTCCAACTCTAGAGGTCGAAACGACTGCTTGTCAGAGTAGCAGAGCCGCTTTAGCAAGAGAGGTAGCAGAGGACTGCTCACCCCTCTTATAATTTGGACCATAATAGGACAAGCTGCATTTTCTTTACAAGGACCTTTGGTCTTTGTGAAAAGCCACCTCCctgaatagcctaattggctatacCAAATCTGTCTGGATGGGAAATactcctgtgtagagatgagcgaacgtactcggtaagggcgatttcgcaatcgagcactgcgattttcgagtacttcactactcgggtgaaaggtACTCGggtgcggggggttgcagaggggagtgggggggagagggagagagagagggctcccccctgttccccgctgctacctcccgctcTGCCGcacccccccctgccccccggcgcacccgagtacttttcacccgagtagtgaagtactcgaaaatcgcggtgctcgattgcaaaatcgcccttaccgagtacgttcgctcatctctactcctgtgtCAATGGGCCTTAAATCCTTAGAAAACAGATAGCACAGCATTCTGGCCTACTTTGTTCTTCAATAACGTACCCCGTTCTAGTCAATGGGCCCCTCTGGCTGCCCTTAGTATCTGTTCTGTCATTTTGCTGTTtgctagaattttttttaatggagatgTAAGCAGTTTCAGTAAGTGGTAACAACAATGTATCATTTATTGAGGTAATGTGGACAGGAATCCGGCGAGAAAAAAGATTTCTTGTTGAAAACAAATTATGGACTTGGATAAAACTGAAGCGCGGCATTAGAAACAATAGCTGAACAGCTAACATTGAGCATTCGTATGATGTATGGTGCAGACTTACAGCGActgtcaggatggccgagcggtctaaggcgctgcgttcaggtcgcagtctcccctggaggcgtgggttcgaatcccacttctgacaagATTTTTTTAGAACTAGCtgccaattttttctttttttttttgatgtatcGATTGTATCGATGTAGGGTTCTAACTATTTCTCTGCAATTTGTATCTCCATTATTTCATTTACGTCATTCTTTGAAGTTCCGCTAACGAATAGTTAGAAGGCCGCTCCTTATAGGACATGCAGCGTCATGTAGCGTCACTTCCGGTGGCTTCCTGCTTGGCGGGAGTTGGATGCAGTTTCTACAAGTATGACTGACGGCTGTGCAGTACCTGTTGTTCGGCTGGAGCTGGGGGCGCTGTCCTCGGCTTCCCGGGAGCCCCTGGAGCTCCTGCCGTGTCAGATACAGAGACAAGGGAGCGCCAGAGTCAGCGCGTTCTTCTGCCCTGCAGTGAGAGAGGCGGCCGGAGGTGAGCGCTGTCCTCTCCCCGGGGCTTGTGCTGGGGCATCTAGTGAATCCTGCCCCTAGTGGTTACAATGTGATATTTGTTTTGGTAAAGGGGTTCTCCAACCAGAAGAACTTATCACCTTTCTACAGAAAGTGTCTGGTGGGGCCAAACAAAAGTGGTTGCAGCGACTGCTGTAACGTGGGTCGCCAGTGAACGCAGCGGTGGCCACGTGTGCTCGCTGCcgccactaaaggggttttccttgcAGAATACAATTAGTTACGTCTCCTCACAACAGACCGTGTATTCTTGATGAACCAGGGACTGCCACTTGGCATCCCGGCTACTTAGCTGATCAGGTGCCctctgtcagcgccacaaatacacgggtcagagcggaagccacaGCTCCGAGGCCTGGGTAGTGTCCGGCTCTTGTAACTGCAGATGCAGCTCCCTTGTCTTCGCTGAGAACTGCTCCTGTTGTTACAAGGGCCGGCCACTAAGCAGGGGTCGGAGCTGCAGCAGCACTGACAGCTGCCACACAATCAGCTCATCAGCCAGGATGCTGAGTGATGGGTCATGTCGGTTACCAATAGGTTTTTGCATGGAAAACCTCTTTCATGTCTCTGGGACTGCCGGGGACAGTGAGAGCTCcgtttccgtcagccccatagaCCTTGCATGGAGTGGCAGCATGCATGATGGTTGATACTCCTGCACACTGGTTGTGCCGTGTGGACGTCCAGGAGACTGCAGGCCCATTCTAGTAATCAGTGGGGTCCCGGTGATCAGACTCGTGTCACCTATTCtgcggataggtgataaatgtccctttaagggtgctttcacacaggtggaattGGCCTGTAAGACTCACCTCAACACGGTATATTCCGTAGCTAAATCTGCAGGACTAcctcagattttgatgcagaattaaaaatggttTAAGTTTACCTGATTCCATATCAAAAGTTGCAGTTAGACTTGCGGCTTTTGGCGCTGAACTCCACAGTGGTGGCATTAAGCGTCTTCTTGTGGCGCATCCTGGCGGGATAATTccacctgtgtaaaagcaccctaaagggTTTCTTcggaacccctttaagatcagtaGAAGGTACTGCAGCTCTTCCCTGGTCACTGGAATGGGTCAGAGCGGCACTACCAGTCTGGGTCACCCAAGCAGCTGATTGGCGGAGGAGCTGGGCATCTGATAGTAACCTAAGGAGAGGTTATCCGTCTTCTACGTCCAGAGAAAACTACTTAAACTTTtctggtctttttttttcttgttagggcaccttcacactcGCGATAAATTTGCACGTTTTTTGcgtaatgcgagagtgagtgaaaacagaattatgaaaccaatgattttcaatttttattttttatcgcccatgtttccctatggagcctccttttttatcGCAAGGCACAAAtgtgcgattttcgtgcaatgcgttttaacagaaggtcctattgacttttgcgttcaaaaaattgcacaattttattgtGGGCAACAGCGATGCAAGATTAGTCTCCAGAAAAAGCCTTGCTGACGCACAAAAAATGCCTGAACACAATTGCgaattttctcgtggcaatatcgtgatggccagtgtgaaggagccctgaagaaCACAGCTATAAGACCGTTGACAGCGGCATCATGGCTTCTTCTGTTATAGGGACTATTACAGAAAGGTTATGGTGCAGCAGACTGCGCTATTCTGTCTGAGAGCAATGAAATCCTGACAGAACAGAGCTTTATGAAAACCCACTAATGTAAACCCATAGTGCGCCATAGGTTAGTGTACGATGGCCAAATGTCCTATAGGCTTGTATCAGGTTGGAGAAACTAGAGAGTAATAAGATGGCAGCCATGGCCGAGATGAGGCTTGTCATAAAGGATTGGAGGACAGAGCTGACGTGTGCTAAACTCTGCCGTTCCTAACTAGGGAAAGAAGTGTCCTTCAGAGGCCGGATACTCAGAGGACAAGACGTCACTGTGCCATCCGGATATATGGGCATCGTCCTGAAGGAAGATCATAAACCGTGCGCCGAGGAAGAGGTAAGAGGCAACATATTTATGTATATGCGCCAAGCaggatattaaagggaacctggcaccaggttcatgctgcccaaaccacgacCAGCGGGACCCCTGGACAGATGTGTACACTGCGTTTCTAAATAAactactttgaagtttgactcggaagGGCGTTCTGAGTCACGGGGGCGCACCGTGTCAGCCTCTACCCTCATCATCTAGAATGCTCACGCTGTCGTTCTAGATGAGCCTGACGTGGTGCCGGCCCCTGGATTCAGCTCCATTTGGACAGCATCTCAAAGGTATGTTTGTTCTGAAACGATGCAGTGTACatactgtttccccaaaaataagaccttgtcttatatttttttcccccccaaagaagcacaggatcttattttcgggggaatgtTTTATATTTATCTAGCAGGGACTGTTCGGGtgcctcctgctggtctccggcgTCCCAACacatttgcttgcagtcctcaaccGCCGAAATAAGATCAAGTTCTTGGTAACGGGGTTCATAAACCCAGCCTCCagtaagcgatggctctgattggctgagccgcagcactcaagaaccattTAATGCAGCGCttggagaaccaatcacagccatcacattggttcatcgtgtgctgcattgattggctcaacCACGGCGCTTTAGAACcgatcagagccatcgcttcctggaggcaggatttacgaaccccgttaccaggaagcgatcttatGTCGGCGTCTGAGTAGttggggcttattttgggggtagggcttatatttcaagttcacctccccctgaaaatcagggtaggtaattttttcggggaaacagggtacctgTCCTGGGTCATGCTGCCTGAGGTTCGGGCAGCGTGGATTGGGTTTCAGGTTCTCATTAATTGGTTAGTAGCATTTTCTTTTTAACccattttaaagaattttttttctgttttgttaaaAATGCTGGCCatgtggaaaaataataaaatagtctGTTCACCTCTCGCAGCTTTCTGCAACTCCAGCACCACCCCTCTGTTCTACCCACCAGCggtctgtttacaggctgctgcagccaatcgcagatCTGTCACTTTTTCTTTATTGCAGATTCTTTATTCTTAGAATTTAGCTGCATTTTCTGAATAGTATAATTTCTGATCATTAGCGTACTTCAGTGTACTGATACATGGTGATCTGTCACTATGACACTGGCTGTTGGTGCCGCAACACTTGGGGTGGTTTTAGACGggattcctgtgctttcacatggaGAAGAGATCTCTTCCGGgcgcccgtctccattcactgcaaacataaatgaatgactgcctgtttatactgactAGTTGCTCCTTTCCGGTGAGCTGAAGAAATATgggcagttttgttttttttttttcgtttttttttttgtttgcagcaACACTGCAAGAGAAAATCCACACATTTAAAAaggcccattaaaaacaatggcgtGTGTCTCACAATGTACAAAGGGAAACTCGCCCGTATAAATACATCCtgcggctacattcacacaggcaactGCGATATCTGGCCAAGAATTCTGACCCCATATCATGCTTGTCAATGTGTGTGCTACCCGCAAGATGTGAGacctcttgcatcacttcagtacaataggacatgcagtgagttgttttttttaattttttttacctagcatcactgtgaggcaaaaaaaatgccctagtatatgactccattcaaaacaatggagtTCATAGTCACAACGCCTCATAACATGCAAAAtacgtgcaagatttgtgctcttgtgaatgtagcctcaggcTAAAGCAAAAGCTGGCCCTCCACTCAACATAGCTGTCAGCTGGATGGACACTGATTCATTAAACTACTATTCTCCCACCCTCCACTTCCCAATATACAAAGGCCGTGTGTGTTCTCGGTAGGGAGAGCTGCCACCAAGCACATCTAGCGGTGGCTTCTCTCCCATCAGAACAAAGGATCTAGCATGTTGAAATTCTGTcaccaccatacacattagatagttgcCTGAAATTGCCATGTTCGGTCGAATCTAATGTACATGGCCACCTGAGGTGTCCTGAGCACAGAGTACGTAGACGTAATGCACTAATTGTTGAGCTGAGATGGATATGATTCTGTACATAGGCTTGCTGAATGGATGTGCATATCGGTTGAGCTACCTATACTGCATAATCCAACCATACACATCAAATGACATGTTAGCTGTCATTTCCACCAACTTTACCATGTCTGCTTATCTCCTGCAGACACAGAAGGATCATGCTTGAGGAAAGCCAACAGTTGGGAGGCTCCCGTATCCATAAGATCATTGGCCAGCTCTGCCAACATTTTTTTGATCTTTGCAATAGATTCCTACTAATTACACTTTATGAAATGACTAGACTTCCACATATTGATATTTGCATTGTGAACTCAGACTTGACGATTCTTACTCTTTCCTTCCCAGGACCGCTGTTTAAATGTCAGATCCACGTTTCAATCATTCACACAGTGGAACTTGGAGACTCCACCGTCTGCAGATGACGTGTTAGTGATGTCACTTACATGGCCGAAAATTGCTTCTGCGGTAAGTACACCTATGTATAGCAATCTCCAAAACTCCATTGTTACAACCTGTCAAAATAACCTCCTTCTACTACCAGATCTAATACTTGGCCTTGATCCACACATGAACTTGGCCTGACACTTCTTGTTCGAAGTGCAtctcttttcagcagtcatctccttATCACCTATATATAAACTTCATGattggttaaggcccatttacacgcaaagataatctttcaaacgactgaaagatttaaGGCCTATTTAaaagcaatgattatcgctcaaaattcgttgtgTCGAacgtgagcgataatcattgcgtgtaaacgcgcgcccatcgtgcactttttgttagTAATTCTTTCGTTGTCTTTCAGtttgcttaaaatccatcgtttgggaGTTTGTttttcgtttggtttaaatgaaatTCGTTCAGtcgttttacaattttttttttttttttttttaaatttttttaccttCACTGATGCACACACCTTTCAAACAAACTATCGTTTGTTGTCCATTTTCCAACGATAAGTTTAAGCGGTCGTCTTTAAAAggaaaaccatcgctcacttttgatcgcttaaatgaattttgagcgataatcgtttcgtctaaatggacctttaaagtTTTAGCGACCTTTTTGCATCCAGTGTTGATGGCTACTGCTGGCCATTAACACTTATCTTCATTTGCAGGTCATCCACAGGCTTCCTAGTTTAACtttgtcatttattttatttcccgCTCTGACGCTTAGCGACGTTGCGTATAAACGCAGCACATATgccatgtaattgtgtatgtagaGTGTTTTGCATGTacccatagagaatagggctctatcgcgcataatacgcagtaaagtacattctctactttttttttttttttttttattctttatttatgtATCACCATCTTAGTCATACATTTGTGAGTTATCTTCTAAAATAAACAGTTTGCATAATATTAAGCATGACAAGAGAACAGTGaaactatttttttaattttcttatatCATAGTTCTACTTTCAACATTCAATTGAACTTTCAGTTGTTCTAACtttgcttacaacctgtggttttCCTTTATTATTCTCTGCTTGGTATTATTGTATGGTAAAATATGCGGTATTGGAAaagtggaggggggaggggttagtaccCCCTTTTGGTTTATTTTGTACATTCTGTCCTTGCTGTGTcctatgtattctttttttttttttctaccagaCGAGACACACTAGGGATACGGACATAGATGCGATCTGTCTGATTGGTATAAAGGGGGCGGTGAGAGGTAAGGTGGGAGGGGGGAGGTTAGGTGGGGGGAACtagagcgagagagagaaagTAGGAGGAAAGTGAGGGAACGAGATTTCTCCTGCTTTATGGGTTGATCAAGGATCTAAATTCCTCTGAGTTCTGAAACTCTATCCAGTAGTACCATGTTTTCCGGAACTTTTCTTGTGTACCTTTCAGTGTGGCTGTAAGGTTCTCCATCTCCATGATCTGGTTAACGGTATTCAGCCACATTGCTACCGTGGGGGGGACCGTTTGTCTCCATAGTCTCGGAATGCAGGACCTTGCCACGCCCACCAGGAAACATACCACTGATTTTTTGTACGTAGTTAAAGGGATATCACCGTGATGTAGAAGGAAGAATGCTGGTGTTTTTGGTAGCGGATAGTGTGTGAACTTGGAGGTTATCCGCCATACCTCCGCCCAGAAATTGGTCAGCTCTGAACACTCCCAGAAAATATGCAGCAGGGTCCCTTGTTCCGTTCCGCATTTCCAGCACAAGGGGGAGACCGAGGGGAATATCTTGTGTAAtctggagggcaccctgtaccacctAGAGAGGACCTTGTATCCTGATTCCTGTATTTTACTTGATATAGAGGAAAAGTGTGAGATTGTGAATattttctccttttcctcctgggTCAGTGTCATCTTGAGATCTTCCTCCCACCTCTTAATATATCCTAGTGGCGAGTTTTCGTGTTGTGAATTGAGTATGTTGTATATTCTGGATAGGGTATGTCTGGTGGGACCCTCTCCGCAGCAAATGgtttcaaattgtgtttttggtctTGTGAATGTGCTAGGTCTAGCGAGTGACAGGAAGAAGTGCCTCAACTGGATTGCTTGCCATAGTGAGATTTGGTTCGGCTCTGTTATTTCTCTTAGCATGTCTACCGATAACCATTGGCCTTCCTGGAGGAAGTGTTCCGCCCGGAATCTGCCTCCCAATGCCCAGTTACGGAAGGCTCTATTCTCATTGCCTGGCGGAAATGCCGTATTGCCCAGGATTGGAAACATGGGGGATGGTTTAGGGGAAATGTCTGTGCTGTTGTTTATTTTGTTAATTATGCTTATTGTTGGGCCGATTGTGGGGTGTTTCATATAGTCCGCTGACTTTTGTCCCTGTGTCCACGGTAGGGCTTTTAGTGGCATTGGTACAAATGTTTGTTCTATTTCTACCCATATCTTAAGGTCCAAGTGTCTGTGCCAGTCAACTATTCGTACCAGATGTGCCGCTTGGTAGTATTTCAGGAAGTTTGGTAGTCCCATACCCCCCTCTTTTTTTGGCTTGGACAGGGTGTTCCTTGCTATGCGGGGAGGTTTCCCTGCCCATATGAATTTGATCATGAGAGAGTGTAAGTTCTGGAGAAATTGCCTTGGAACCTGTATAGGGAGGGCCTGGAACATGTATAGCACTCTAGGGAGTAGATTCATTTTCGTTATGGCTCCTCTGCCAAACCATGAGAAGATACCTTTGGTCCAGGCGTTTGTGTCCTGTCTGATTTTATTCAGGAGTGTGGGGTAGTTAGCTGTGTATAGATTTCCGGTGTCTGGTGTGAGGTTAATGCCGAGGTAGTGTATATGGTCTCTTGCCCATGAGAATGGAAAGGTGTCTTTAAATTCGTTCACTGTGGATGGCGGAATGAAGATATTTAGTGCCGCCGATTTATGGTAGTTAATCTGGAAATTAGATAGGGTGgaatatgtttttatttctgcAAGCAAATTCGGCAAGGTTGTTCTTGGGTTGGAGATAAAGAATAATAGGTCATCTGCGTAAACTGCGATCTTATATTCCGTATCTCCAAGTGGGATTCGCTGTATATTTGGGTTTAGGCGGATGTGTCTAAGTAGTGGCTCGAGGCATAATATGAAGATCaaaggggagagcgggcagcctTGCCGTGTGCCATTTGTTATAGAGAAGGGAGTTGAGAGCTGCCCGTTTACTCTGACTGCGGCCGTTGGACGTGAGTATAGTCCTGTCAGCCATTGTAGCATATTGGGGCCTATTCCCATGTGGGTCATAGTGGCAAACAGAAAATCCCACTCTACCTGTCAAATGCTTTGTCCGCATCTGTGGACAATAAGCAGACCGGTAGAGATTGTTTTTGTGCAGAGTGTATCAGGTTTATGGCCTTCGTTGTATTGTCTTTAGCCTCTCTAAGTGGCACGAAGCCCACTTGGTCTTTATGGATTATAGGAGGGGGGAGATCCTGTCCGCTAGAATTTTTGAGAACAGTTTCAAGTCTACATTCAATAAGGAAATAGGGCGGTAACTTTGACATTGGGCTTGGTCCTTGCCTTCCTTTGGGATTACCGTGATGTGTGCCTTCAGTGTATCTCTAGGTAGTGTACTTCTGGACGTTATGGAGTTGAAGGCCCGTGTGAAGTGGGGGGATAATGTACCTGCAGATTTTTTGTAATATATGAGCGTTAACCCATCCGGGCCCGGTGCTTTTCCTGTATGGGATTTCGAGATAGAACGAGTTAGCAGAGGCTGAGTAATTGGGGCCTCCATAGCGTCGATTGCTTCCTGTGGGAGTCTACTTAGGTTTGATCTCTGAAGGTAGTCTTTTATAGCCGCCCTCCGTCGTTCTCTGTCTTGTTCTGATTGTAATGGTGATAAGTTATACAACGCCTGGTAATACTCTCGGAATGCTTCCGCTATCTGTTGGGGGGTGTGTAAGGGTTGGCCTTTTGGGGTGTTGATTTGTGGAACGTAGGCTTTAGCTCTGGCCGAGCGAATCGCCCGTGCTAGTGTGCGACTGGGTTTGTTCCCGAATTCATAGAGATGGCGTCTACATTTCGTTAAGTTCGCCTTTGCTTTACCTAAGCAGGCCGTGCGTACTTTTTCCCTGAGCAATTTTAGCTCTGTCCCCTCTGGGCCGTCCTGTGCTGACTTAATGGCTATTTCCAGAGTTTGTATTTTCGCGAGTAACCCCCGGAGATATTCTCCACGTTCTTTTTTTGATGCGGGATCCTAGGCTAATACACAAACCCCTGATAACACATTTGTGTGCTTCCCAGATTGTCAACGGATCTACGTCTGGAGTGTGGTTATGTTCAAAATACTCGCCTAAGGCTCTCTGAATTTCATCTGAGGTTGCCTGGTCGTGGAGGAGGGACTCGTTAAGTCGCCAATTCCATTCTTTTTTGTATAAGGAGGGTAGTTTTATCTCTAGGGTGATTAATGCATGATCCGAGAAGGTGATATCTATTTTTGCTGTGATCAGGGCGGGTAGGGATGAGTGTTGGAGTAAGAAATAGTCAATCCTTGAGTATGTATTGAGGCGGAGAGAAGAAGGTGTAGTCCTTGGTAGTGGGATTTAAGATTCTCCATACATCTACTAATTGGTGGTTATGTAGATTTTTCCTGATCCTTCGGTGTGCGGAAAGTGATATACTGTCATTGCCTTTGGAGGTGTCAGCGTTTGGGTCCAGTGTAatgttaaaatccccgcctagtATCAGGGTGCCCTCTTTAAATTCCTCCAGGTCCTCCAGTGTCCTTTCTAGAAAGggcacctggttggagttggggaagTAGACTGCTGCAAGTGTAACTGGTGTGTTGGCAAGCTTACCTTTtaggaaaatatatctacctcctgggtcgctgcgggtctccccatgTTCCCAAGGGATAGAGCTGGCGATAAGGATTGAGACCCCTTTGGACTTTGTTTCTATGTTCGTACTGTGGTAGGCGTGTGGGAACCTGGCATTGGAGAATCTGGGGTGGGCGTTCGTGTGGAAATGGGTCTCCTGGACGAAGGCCACTTGTGCTCTTTTTTttccagaggagatggaggatggaggaccttttTTCAGGAATGTTCAAACCCTGCGCATTGATGGAAACAATCGTTAGGTTAGTAGATACAGTTGGCATAATGAGTATGGTGTACAGTCCTTGTAGAGTAGGTTGTGCGGCAAatgacaggagagagaggagagagaggagaaaacagagagaaaaaaaaaaagggagaaggaCGGGGGGTTGGGAGGATCCCGGGAGATGGGGGTAGGTGTAGCGAAAAAGACACCCTTGCGGGGCAACAGATACACTAGGGGGGGTGGACTGGGGGAACAACAAACTTAGCTAACTTAGATGCTAGCAACTTATTACTACAAACTTTTAATCAGAGGGCATGGTCCCCTGTCAACGGAGGGTGGTACCAGGGCCCCTGATACCCTACTTGGGAAAACGTGGGAGTGCACTGGGTGGATGAGGTTGTCTCTGTGCACAGAGAGAGCAGGAGAGTTATGCAAACCAGAGTCTATTAGTCTTCTTTCGGCGTGTCGTTGTCTTCGAGCTCCTGCTATATAATTCCAGTGAACCGCAAGCCGCGTCTGGAGTGTTCATCATAGGTCGAGGATAGTCCTTTTGTTACAAGGGAAGAGATGTGGGGTCTCGGTTCCGTGGATCCTCCGGGGAGGTTGGCGAATGGGCCGTCATGCTCTTATAAAGTTCCGTTTATATCACATGTTGGTAGGACTAGTGTCCATCGGGGCCATCCAATCCGGGACATGGACCGTAGGAACGCCAAGGAATAAGAACGCCCCCTCCAGGTCCTCTGGTGTTCTGACTGTGAAGAGTCGGCCTCTTTTACGTAAGATTAAGTGGAATGGGTGTCCCCATTTGTAGGTTGCTTCGGCTTTACGTGCTGCATCCAGTAGTGGGCGTATCAACCTCCGGCTATTAAGGGTTAGTCTGGAGACGTCGGGTAGTATTGTGATGTTCATACTTTTAAAGTTCACTGAGCCTTGTTCCCATGCCAGTCTCTGAATGTCCTCTTTTTGTCTATAGAAGTGGACGTGACATATAACGTCCCTTGGAAAATTTTGATTTCGTGTCCTCCCGCCCTGGACACGGTGAACTCTATCATACAGTTCTATTATCCTGTCTTCTGGCCATTGTAGCAACTTATTGAAGATAGCTGTCACAGGGACATCTTCTGAAATTCCCCTCAACTTGAGATTGTTGCGGCGCCCTCTATTTTCGATATCGTCTAAGTGCAGAG
The Eleutherodactylus coqui strain aEleCoq1 chromosome 11, aEleCoq1.hap1, whole genome shotgun sequence genome window above contains:
- the RNASEH2C gene encoding ribonuclease H2 subunit C; translation: MTDGCAVPVVRLELGALSSASREPLELLPCQIQRQGSARVSAFFCPAVREAAGGKEVSFRGRILRGQDVTVPSGYMGIVLKEDHKPCAEEEDRCLNVRSTFQSFTQWNLETPPSADDVLVMSLTWPKIASAIHAPVD